From a region of the Oryza sativa Japonica Group chromosome 6, ASM3414082v1 genome:
- the LOC9270505 gene encoding sodium/hydrogen exchanger 4, with protein sequence MAWWWWWSEAVVVGGGTGGGSSGTVVSICVFTAVLCVCLVAGHLLEENKWVNESITALLIGCVVGAIIFLLSEGKNSRILRFDEQLFFIYVLPPIIFNAGFQVKKKQFFHNFLTIMSFGIFGVFISVAIVSTGCYWLFPKVGFGDLGAVDYLALGAIFSSTDTVCTLQVISQDETPRLYSLVFGEGVVNDATSVVLFNAIKNLDITQLKGGVALKVISDFLYLFFTSTMLGVTIGLSTAYALKALYFGRHSTDREVALMALMAYLSYMLAEFLDLSGILMVFFCGIVMSHYAWHNVTESSRITTRHIFATLSFIAETFIFLYVGMDALDIDKWKTSETSFKTSLGIFGIIISLVLLGRAAFVFPLSIMSNYMSGSSEKAPITFNHQVVIWWAGLMRGAVSIALAYNQFTFSGVTLDPVHATIITSTIIVVFFTTLVFGFLTRPLISAILPHQHRQSTTPGTGGGGRSTGSNSPKDDFIMPFLSPDEEASGSGSGFLQAKRSISMLLERPVHTVHIYWRKFDDRFMRPIFGGPMERDRGNCY encoded by the exons atggcgtggtggtggtggtggtcggaggcggtggtggtgggcggagggacgggcggcgggagcagcggcaCGGTGGTGTCCATCTGCGTGTTCACGGCGGTGCTGTGCGTgtgcctcgtcgccggccacctcctcgaGGAGAACAAGTGGGTCAACGAGTCCATCACCGCCCTCCTCATC GGTTGTGTTGTAGGTGCTATCATATTTCTGTTGAGTGAAGGCAAGAACTCGCGAATCCTGAGGTTCGACGAGCAGCTCTTCTTCATCTATGTACTTCCTCCCATAATCTTCAATGCAGG CTTCCAGGTCAAGAAGAAGCAGTTCTTTCACAATTTTCTCACCATAATGTCCTTTGGGATATTCGGCGTGTTCATCTCAGTTGCGATAGTTTCAACAG GTTGCTACTGGCTCTTCCCAAAAGTTGGTTTTGGGGACCTTGGCGCGGTAGATTATCTAG CTTTGGGAGCAATATTTTCCTCAACAGATACTGTCTGCACATTGCAG GTCATCAGCCAGGATGAGACACCTAGATTGTACAGTTTGGTGTTTGGGGAAGGAGTGGTCAATGATGCAACCTCAGTTGTGCTTTTCAACGCTATAAAGAATCTGGATATCACTCAGCTCAAAGGCGGGGTTGCGCTAAAAGTCATTTCAGATTTTCTCTACCTGTTCTTCACTAGCACTATGCTTGGAGTTACA ATTGGGCTATCAACTGCTTATGCTCTCAAAGCTCTGTATTTTGGTAG GCACTCCACTGATAGGGAAGTAGCTTTGATGGCTCTCATGGCTTATTTGTCATATATGCTGGCAGAG TTTCTTGATCTGAGTGGGATTTTGATGGTGTTCTTTTGTGGAATTGTTATGTCCCATTACGCATGGCATAATGTGACGGAAAGCTCAAGAATCACAACCAG GCACATATTTGCAACGCTGTCATTTATCGCCGAGACATTCATCTTTCTTTATGTTGGAATGGATGCACTTGACATTGATAAGTGGAAAACATCAGAGACAAG CTTTAAAACATCACTCGGTATCTTTGGAATCATCATATCGCTCGTTTTATTGGGAAGAGCTGCATTCGTTTTCCCTCTATCCATTATGTCAAATTACATGAGTGGGAGTTCTGAAAAAGCGCCAATCACATTCAATCACCAG GTAGTGATTTGGTGGGCGGGCCTCATGAGAGGAGCTGTTTCGATCGCACTAGCATATAATCAG TTCACCTTTTCAGGTGTAACTTTGGATCCAGTTCATGCAACCATCATCACCAGTACAATCATTGTAGTATTTTTCACCACTCTG GTGTTTGGCTTCTTGACAAGGCCACTCATAAGTGCCATACTCCCGCATCAACACCGGCAATCAACGACACCGGggaccggaggaggaggccgtagCACGGGCAGCAACTCCCCGAAGGACGACTTCATCATGCCGTTCCTCTCGCCTGATGAAGAGGCGTCAGGGAGCGGCAGTGGGTTCCTCCAGGCCAAGAGGAGCATCTCCATGCTCCTGGAGAGGCCAGTCCACACGGTGCACATCTACTGGAGGAAGTTCGACGACAGGTTCATGAGGCCCATCTTCGGTGGACCGATGGAGCGCGATCGCGGTAACTGTTACTGA
- the LOC4340883 gene encoding carboxyl-terminal-processing peptidase 3, chloroplastic — MEMVECSLPAARAPRPLPRRLPPLPGGRPALGAAGRSGSRLRVRSERTRRRDSPTMPTAASERDGGGRAALGKAAAGLAAAAVVSLTGLAAEPLSPPPPARAESLTVAFPVSKAREVNRVQRTLVEAWGLIRETFVDPTFNHQDWDMRLQQTMVEMFPLKSEDAAYGKISGMLSTLGDPFTKIISPKEYQSFRIGSDGSVQGVGVFINKEPSSGRLLVMDCIEGGPADRAGLHGGDELVEIDGKSVSGLDGEAAAQRLRGRVGTTVKVKVLDGTENERNGRIRQKEVQLSREVINLSPLSTAIISHRSDDGRECKTGYVRLAAFSQTAAAEMESAIKKMEDEGVQSYILDLRNNPGGLVKAGLDVAQMWLDGNETLVNTVDREGNVLPINMARGHSLTHDPLVVLVNEGSASASEILAGALHDNGRAILVGHRTFGKGKIQSVTELDDGSALFITVAKYLSPALHEIDQVGIQPDIQCTPEMLSLPRAPSLKEDDKATNLEMDSCIMVAEQALEIEKSKGSAS; from the exons ATGGAGATGGTGGAGTGCTCGCTGCCCGCCGCCCGGGCCCCGCGCCCActgccccgccgcctcccgccgctccccggcGGCAGGCCGGCTCTTGGCGCCGCCGGGAGGAGCGGCAGCCGGCTCCGGGTGCGGTCGGagcggacgaggaggagggaCAGCCCGACGATGCCGACGGCTGCGtcggagcgcgacggcggcggccgtgccgcGCTGGGCAAGGCGGCAGCggggctcgccgcggcggccgtggtgTCGCTGACCGGGCTCGCCGCGGAgcccctctcgccgccgccgccggcgcgggccGAGTCGCTCACCGTCGCGTTCCCTGTCTCCAAGGCCCGCGAG GTGAACCGGGTGCAGAGGACGCTGGTGGAGGCGTGGGGGCTGATCCGTGAGACCTTCGTGGATCCCACCTTCAATCACCAAG ATTGGGACATGAGACTGCAGCAGACCATGGTGGAGATGTTCCCGCTGAAATCGGAGGATGCCGCCTATGGTAAGATCAGCGGGATGCTGTCCACACTCGGCGATCCGTTCACCAAGATCATCAGCCCCAAG GAATATCAGAGTTTCAGGATTGGAAGCGATGGGAGTGTCCAAGGGGTTGGGGTGTTCATAAACAAGGAGCCTAGCTCTGGACGCTTG CTTGTTATGGACTGCATTGAAGGTGGCCCAGCAGATCGAGCAGGCCTGCATGGAGGCGATGAACTAGTTGAGATCGATG GGAAGAGTGTTTCTGGGTTGGATGGAGAAGCTGCAGCTCAGAGACTTAGAGGTCGTGTTGGAACAACTGTGAAAGTGAAAGTGTTGGAT GGCACTGAAAACGAAAGGAATGGTAGGATAAGACAAAAGGAG gtCCAGCTATCTCGTGAGGTTATCAATCTTTCACCTCTATCAACAGCAATTATCTCTCATAGGTCGGACGATGGCCGTGAGTGCAAAACTGGGTATGTTAGGCTAGCTGCATTCTCTCAG ACTGCTGCAGCTGAAATGGAAAGTGCCATTAAGAAGATGGAGGATGAGGGTGTCCAGTCATATATTTTAGATCTGCGAAATAATCCT GGTGGTCTAGTAAAAGCAGGTCTTGACGTGGCTCAAATGTGGTTGGATGGAAATGAAACTCTTGTCAACACTGTTGACCGTGAGGGAAATGTCCTACCAATAAATATGGCCCGGGGCCATTCTTTAACACATGATCCCCTTGTCGTACTT GTCAATGAAGGAAGTGCAAGTGCAAGTGAAATCTTGGCAGGAGCATTACATGACAATGGTCGTGCTATTTTGGTCGGCCACAGAACttttggaaaaggaaaaatacag AGTGTGACTGAATTGGATGATGGATCTGCTCTGTTTATCACGGTCGCAAAATATCTCTCTCCAGCACTGCATGAAATCGACCAAGTAGGCATCCAACCTGACATACAATGCACCCCTGAAATGTTATCTTTGCCAAGAGCACCTTCGCTAAAAGAGGACGACAAAGCCACAAATCTGGAGATGGATTCATGTATCATGGTGGCAGAGCAAGCATTGGAAATTGAGAAATCAAAGGGATCTGCTTCGTAG
- the LOC4340884 gene encoding E3 ubiquitin-protein ligase makorin has translation MSTKRVLCKFFMHGACLKGEYCEFSHDWNDQPNNVCTFYQKGSCSYGSRCRYDHVKVSRNPTVAPPPSSSTTTRASSSLQPLSFGRPHHVGYQADSSNPRQQISMDVLAHSGSKPVWRNDFQHESVLEDGIDWSISPTVQNQTTLSPADLPICSFAAGGNCPYGEECPQMHGDLCTTCGKMCLHPYRPDEREEHTKLCEKNHKRLESLKRSQEIECSVCLDRVLSKPTAAERKFGLLSECDHPFCISCIRNWRNNSPTSGMDVNSALRACPICRKLSYYVIPSVLWYFSKEEKLEIIDNYKAKLKSIDCKYFDFGTGTCPFGSSCFYKHAYRDGRLEEVILRHLDADDGSTVIAKNIRLSDFLSRLHL, from the exons ATGTCGACCAAGAG GGTTCTTtgcaagttcttcatgcatggagCTTGCTTGAAAGGAGAGTACTGTGAGTTCTCCCATGATTGGAATGATCAACCAAACAAT GTTTGCACGTTCTACCAGAAAGGTTCATGCTCGTATGGTAGCCGTTGCCGATATGACCATGTCAAAGTTTCTCGTAACCCCACAGTGGCTCCACCACCAAGCTCAAGTACTACAACACGTGCATCTAGTTCTCTTCAGCCTTTGAGTTTCGGGCGCCCTCACCATGTGGGGTACCAAGCAGATTCAAGCAACCCAAGGCAACAGATATCTATGGATGTGCTGGCACATTCTGGAAGTAAGCCTGTATGGAGAAATGATTTTCAACATGAAAGTGTACTTGAGGATGGGATTGACTGGTCAATAAGTCCAACTGTGCAAAACCAGACAACCTTGAGTCCTGCTGATCTGCCAATCTGTTCTTTTGCTGCTGGTGGTAATTGTCCTTATGGGGAAGAGTGCCCTCAGATGCATGGAGATCTGTGCACAACCTGTGGGAAAATGTGCTTACATCCTTATCGTCCTGATGAGAGGGAGGAACATACCAAGCTATGTGAGAAAAACCACAAGCGTCTTGAGTCTTTGAAACGTAGCCAAGAGATAGAATGCAGTGTCTGCCTGGACCGTGTGCTCTCAAAGCCTACTGCTGCTGAAAGGAAGTTTGGACTCTTATCTGAGTGTGATCATCCCTTCTGTATTTCATGTATTAGAAATTGGCGTAACAATTCTCCTACGTCTGGAATGGATGTGAACTCAGCACTGAGGGCTTGTCCAATATGTCGCAAACTTTCATACTATGTCATTCCAAGTGTTCTTTGGTACTTTTCGAAGGAGGAAAAGCTGGAGATTATTGACAACTATAAAGCCAAACTCAA GTCTATTGACTGCAAGTACTTCGATTTTGGAACTGGTACTTGTCCCTTTGGGTCAAGCTGTTTCTACAAG CATGCCTACAGAGACGGACGCTTGGAAGAGGTCATACTGCGACATCTTGATGCTGACGATGGAAGTACAGTGATTGCCAAAAATATTAG GTTGTCGGACTTCCTCAGTCGGTTACATCTTTAG
- the LOC9269432 gene encoding arabinogalactan protein 23: MEMKKIACAVLVAASATVALAVEAPAPAPTSAAATSAAFPAVGAVIGASMLSFFAYYLQ; this comes from the coding sequence ATGGAGATGAAGAAGATTGCCTGCGCCGTCCTTGTCGCTGCCTCGGCCACCGTGGCCCTCGCCGTCGAGGCGCCCGCCCCTGCccccaccagcgccgccgccacctcggccgcctTCCCGGCGGTCGGCGCGGTGATCGGCGCCTCCATGCTGTCCTTCTTCGCCTACTACCTACAGTAA